A stretch of the Methanosphaera sp. genome encodes the following:
- the cobI gene encoding precorrin-2 C(20)-methyltransferase, with protein MAIGKLYGIGVGPGDPELVTMKAVRLIKETDIVFAPQSRSGKPSVALNIVQKYVDEREDECEIYQPLFPMTEDKEELHRSWDEATDVLFEKLEKGLNAVFVTLGDPTVFSTFSYISSRLQSKGVEVELVPGITSFTACAARSGIQLTEQDDIMVVVPQVSEKLTKILPYVDTVVAMKTSRHLDVLEDCINQDPREKEIVSVQNCTMENENIVQGFVDNKRYFSTSIIKFKKDEE; from the coding sequence ATGGCAATTGGAAAATTATATGGAATTGGTGTAGGACCTGGTGATCCTGAACTTGTAACAATGAAAGCAGTAAGATTAATTAAGGAAACTGATATTGTATTTGCTCCACAATCAAGAAGTGGAAAACCTAGTGTTGCATTAAATATTGTTCAAAAATATGTTGATGAACGCGAAGATGAATGTGAAATATATCAGCCACTATTTCCAATGACAGAAGATAAAGAAGAACTTCACAGATCATGGGATGAAGCAACAGATGTATTATTTGAAAAACTTGAAAAAGGATTAAATGCAGTGTTTGTAACTCTTGGTGATCCTACAGTATTTAGTACATTTTCATATATTTCATCAAGACTTCAAAGTAAAGGTGTGGAAGTTGAACTTGTACCTGGTATTACATCATTTACAGCATGTGCTGCAAGATCTGGTATTCAGCTTACAGAACAAGATGATATAATGGTTGTTGTTCCACAAGTAAGTGAAAAATTAACAAAAATATTACCATATGTTGATACAGTAGTAGCTATGAAAACATCAAGACATCTTGATGTACTTGAAGATTGTATTAATCAAGATCCAAGAGAAAAAGAAATTGTATCTGTACAAAACTGTACAATGGAAAATGAAAACATAGTTCAGGGATTTGTTGATAATAAAAGATACTTCTCAACAAGTATTATTAAATTTAAAAAAGATGAAGAATAG
- a CDS encoding glycosyltransferase family 4 protein translates to MAKFQCIFPALKNFMLTKDVGMIPYKLSSNYNVSLISYNNDEYTYLNEIFNNQIELKFIENSGNEKDDIKRYIKENIKDIDVIQFYHLRYSNLACYIFYIKLLNPKTKIYLKLDANNHIIDFLTQRKGFKASMRRLLTKILFRFIDVISIETKRNYKQLINSNVVDDNKLLYLPNGVIKTDVDVNCKENIILYAGYIEKKNKSTDLLIDAMSGVDKSWKLVLVGEVVDDMHEFIDEYFRENPHMKDQIIFEGYISDKKLLSKYYAKASIYCCTSVMESFGISTLEAAYHGNYIISTDVGGSKDIINTTGYGKLIKHDIEDLRNTLIYTTKNWDNIKQKPDDIQDKVYKNFSWDNLSQKLADKLQ, encoded by the coding sequence ATGGCAAAATTTCAATGTATATTTCCAGCACTTAAGAATTTCATGTTAACAAAGGATGTTGGAATGATACCATATAAACTATCTAGTAATTATAACGTATCACTTATAAGTTATAACAATGATGAATACACCTATCTTAATGAGATATTTAATAACCAAATAGAGCTTAAATTCATAGAAAATAGTGGAAATGAAAAAGATGACATAAAAAGATACATTAAAGAAAATATTAAAGATATAGATGTTATACAATTCTATCATCTCAGATATTCAAATCTTGCATGCTACATCTTCTATATTAAACTATTAAATCCAAAGACAAAAATCTATCTTAAACTTGATGCAAACAATCATATTATTGATTTTCTAACCCAGAGAAAGGGATTTAAAGCATCAATGAGACGACTTCTTACAAAGATACTATTTAGATTTATTGATGTAATAAGTATTGAAACAAAAAGAAACTACAAACAACTTATAAATTCAAATGTAGTAGATGATAATAAGCTCTTATATCTACCAAATGGTGTTATTAAAACAGATGTAGATGTTAATTGTAAGGAAAATATCATACTCTATGCAGGATACATAGAAAAGAAGAATAAATCAACAGATTTACTAATTGATGCAATGAGTGGTGTTGATAAAAGCTGGAAGTTAGTCCTTGTAGGGGAGGTTGTAGATGATATGCATGAATTTATTGATGAATACTTCAGAGAAAATCCCCACATGAAAGATCAGATAATCTTTGAAGGCTACATATCAGATAAAAAATTACTCTCAAAATACTATGCAAAAGCAAGCATCTACTGTTGTACATCAGTTATGGAAAGCTTTGGAATATCAACACTAGAGGCTGCATATCATGGAAACTACATCATATCAACAGATGTTGGTGGCTCAAAAGATATAATTAACACAACAGGATATGGAAAACTCATAAAACATGACATTGAAGATCTTAGAAATACACTCATATATACAACAAAAAACTGGGATAATATTAAACAAAAACCAGATGATATACAAGATAAAGTCTATAAAAATTTCAGTTGGGATAATTTATCTCAAAAGTTAGCTGATAAACTTCAATAA
- a CDS encoding ATP-dependent DNA helicase → MNMIFCPKCGMLKNKCVCSESQEEKHAPVNRPTKEEKELLQKQHPDIDDEIIENFPFKEARSNQLELIEEILNAFEAEDKKYVILEAGTGTGKSAIAATIGQILQPAYILTMTKQLQRQYADEFGYSQVKGRNNFSCLESGMINNCDMGTCQVSRQRDDFSCPYGIKIEKTTQKDVTDENPNDYYNTPFTFKSSNRCPYWNQKSAAIEDPITLLNYDYAYLEFNYVQHFQKRNLMILDEAHNIENKIMQKLELNIYDRQLKKDIKQGIPKEFLKYDDVTEWIIFLEAIFESYHQLKTIMYSKQKADRIESTKTRLKEIINSIKADPDDWIVSVENDHVSFKPLKVEKYAKKMLFDYADKVLFMSATILDKSLFCKWLGIDEDEVHYIRCDSPFKKERRPIHMKLVGAMSKRALWHTAPRTIPVLNEILQKHKNEKGLIHTSSYKCQKYITQHIKDPRILSHTPKTRDAVLHEFEKSTKPNVLVSPSMSEGVDLPYEKCQFQIIYKVPYPYLGDKQINERKNIDQQWYGYKTVMTLMQAYGRGMRAENDHCETYILDKNIQTLLNSKVYKPLIPEFFKEAIVYD, encoded by the coding sequence ATGAATATGATATTTTGTCCAAAATGTGGAATGTTAAAAAATAAGTGTGTGTGCTCAGAAAGCCAAGAAGAAAAACACGCACCAGTAAATAGGCCAACAAAAGAAGAAAAAGAACTTCTGCAAAAACAACACCCAGATATTGATGATGAAATTATTGAAAACTTCCCATTTAAAGAAGCAAGATCTAACCAACTTGAACTTATTGAGGAAATTCTCAATGCATTTGAAGCAGAAGATAAAAAATATGTAATACTTGAAGCTGGAACAGGAACAGGGAAATCTGCAATAGCAGCAACAATTGGACAAATTCTACAACCAGCATATATTCTTACAATGACAAAACAACTACAACGACAATATGCTGATGAATTTGGATATTCACAAGTAAAGGGAAGAAATAACTTCTCATGTCTTGAAAGTGGAATGATAAACAACTGTGATATGGGAACATGCCAGGTATCACGACAAAGAGATGATTTTTCATGTCCATATGGTATAAAGATTGAAAAAACAACACAAAAAGATGTGACAGATGAAAATCCTAATGACTACTACAACACACCATTTACATTTAAATCATCAAATAGATGTCCATACTGGAATCAGAAATCAGCTGCAATAGAAGATCCAATAACACTTCTAAATTATGACTATGCATACCTTGAATTTAACTATGTTCAACACTTCCAGAAAAGAAATCTTATGATTCTTGATGAAGCACACAACATAGAAAATAAGATCATGCAAAAACTTGAACTTAACATCTATGACAGACAACTAAAAAAAGATATAAAACAGGGAATACCTAAAGAATTCCTAAAATATGATGATGTAACAGAATGGATCATCTTCCTTGAAGCAATATTTGAATCATATCATCAACTAAAAACAATCATGTATTCAAAACAGAAAGCAGACAGAATCGAGTCAACAAAAACAAGACTAAAAGAAATAATAAACAGTATCAAAGCAGACCCAGATGACTGGATTGTATCAGTTGAAAATGATCATGTATCATTTAAGCCACTGAAAGTTGAAAAATATGCAAAGAAAATGCTATTTGACTATGCAGATAAAGTACTCTTTATGAGTGCAACAATACTAGATAAAAGTCTATTCTGCAAATGGCTGGGAATTGATGAAGATGAAGTACACTACATACGATGTGACAGCCCATTTAAAAAAGAACGCAGACCAATACACATGAAACTAGTAGGAGCAATGTCAAAACGTGCACTATGGCATACAGCACCAAGAACAATACCAGTACTAAATGAAATACTACAAAAACACAAAAATGAAAAAGGACTAATACACACAAGCAGCTACAAATGCCAGAAATACATAACACAACACATCAAAGATCCAAGAATACTATCACATACCCCAAAAACACGTGATGCAGTACTACATGAATTTGAAAAATCAACCAAACCAAACGTACTAGTAAGTCCATCAATGAGTGAAGGAGTAGACCTTCCATATGAGAAATGTCAATTCCAAATTATCTACAAAGTACCATACCCATACCTGGGAGATAAACAAATCAATGAAAGAAAAAACATAGACCAACAATGGTATGGATATAAAACAGTAATGACACTCATGCAAGCATATGGACGTGGAATGAGAGCAGAAAATGACCACTGTGAAACCTACATACTAGATAAAAACATACAAACACTACTTAACAGCAAAGTATACAAACCACTCATACCAGAATTCTTCAAAGAAGCAATAGTATACGACTAA